A window of the Streptomyces sp. NBC_00454 genome harbors these coding sequences:
- a CDS encoding SDR family oxidoreductase, giving the protein MDLGITGKTAIVTGAGRGIGLAITQALAAEGVRVVGAARTITPELEKAAAAAVSVDLSTRDGATRVVEEAINAVGGIDFLVNNVGAGDPDKLSLGGFLDVDDEQWQAVFDLNLFSAVWTTRAALPSILERRGSIVNISSINARVPAGSPVGYAEAKAALNQLSKRLSEELAPRGVRVNTVSPGFVASPLWTDPNGFGGKVADAYGVSHSDLLESIPGQFGLASGRITTPEEVADLVAFLLSERAANIHGADHVIDGGTLKAG; this is encoded by the coding sequence ATGGACCTCGGAATCACGGGCAAGACCGCCATCGTCACCGGCGCGGGCCGAGGCATCGGCCTCGCCATCACCCAGGCGCTGGCCGCAGAAGGCGTCCGGGTGGTGGGCGCCGCCCGCACCATCACCCCCGAGCTGGAGAAGGCCGCAGCCGCCGCCGTGTCGGTCGACCTGAGCACGCGCGACGGGGCGACGAGGGTGGTCGAGGAGGCGATCAACGCGGTGGGCGGGATCGATTTCCTGGTCAACAACGTCGGCGCGGGCGACCCGGACAAGCTGTCCCTGGGCGGCTTCCTCGACGTGGACGACGAGCAATGGCAGGCCGTCTTCGACCTCAACCTGTTCAGCGCGGTCTGGACGACCCGGGCGGCACTGCCGAGCATCCTGGAGCGCAGGGGGTCGATCGTCAACATCTCGTCGATCAACGCGCGCGTGCCCGCCGGTTCACCGGTCGGCTACGCCGAGGCCAAGGCGGCGCTGAACCAGCTCAGCAAGCGGCTCAGCGAGGAACTGGCCCCGCGCGGGGTACGGGTCAACACCGTTTCCCCCGGCTTCGTCGCGAGCCCGCTGTGGACCGACCCGAACGGCTTCGGCGGCAAGGTGGCCGACGCCTACGGTGTCAGCCACAGCGATCTGCTCGAGAGCATTCCCGGCCAGTTCGGCCTCGCCTCGGGACGCATCACCACGCCCGAGGAGGTGGCCGACCTGGTCGCCTTCCTCCTGTCCGAACGTGCCGCCAACATCCACGGCGCCGACCACGTCATCGACGGTGGCACCCTCAAGGCCGGCTAG
- a CDS encoding FG-GAP repeat domain-containing protein produces MTSPHRGRLRALAAGGVLALAAGVLSAAPSTAAPQSLAPAPALARPAAAPTTESASSASPRGDGGHPTVVMPDRATPSAPVAAAALPRHDVDGDGISDMIVVEYDQSMGVYLSSISDWGDYTISKTDPDSSYKDLLPVGDVGGTAKAELLSLSFDGVLTLYETGLKGTSAPLWSGGGWQKYNRLVATGDVTGDHHPDLLARDHVGDLWLYTGTGSVSKPFNTRVKVGSGWGIYDQIVGASDVDGDGLGDVFTRTLTGELWFHKGSGSATAPLKPRVKVGTGWNTYNVISGPDDVDGDGLSDLIARNRDGLQYFYKSIGGGKFAAPVYHGSGWELNRFMVGAGTTQLYGKSQNLMTESNNTLAKYYALANGTYVTPPMAVGTETPGSRNTYATALNSHNHASYVQNIGSDLYIRGLKVSTTWNYTLMVGPGDLTGDGKGDLLSRDSAGVLWLHPGDGAVETKLGTRIKVGTGWNAYNAVVGAGDYSGDGRPDVIARDTSGRVFLYKGTGTSTAPFAAPEQVATGWNVYDTLLVPGDIDGDSKGDVLGRLPNGDMYLYTSTGNAGTATFTARVLFGRGWNIYKNMI; encoded by the coding sequence TTGACTTCACCGCACCGCGGACGACTGCGCGCCCTGGCCGCCGGAGGCGTACTCGCCCTGGCCGCCGGCGTCCTCTCCGCCGCCCCGAGCACCGCCGCCCCGCAGTCCCTGGCGCCCGCACCGGCCCTCGCGCGGCCCGCGGCCGCCCCGACAACGGAGTCGGCCTCCAGCGCCTCGCCGCGAGGCGACGGCGGGCACCCGACCGTCGTCATGCCCGACCGCGCCACGCCCTCCGCACCGGTGGCTGCCGCGGCCCTGCCGCGGCACGACGTCGACGGCGACGGCATCAGCGACATGATCGTCGTGGAGTACGACCAGAGCATGGGCGTCTACCTGTCGTCGATCTCCGACTGGGGCGACTACACGATCTCCAAGACCGACCCCGATTCCTCGTACAAGGACCTGTTGCCGGTCGGCGACGTCGGCGGCACGGCCAAGGCCGAGTTGCTCTCCCTCTCCTTCGACGGCGTACTCACTCTCTACGAGACCGGTCTGAAGGGCACGTCGGCGCCCCTGTGGTCGGGGGGCGGCTGGCAGAAGTACAACCGCCTCGTGGCCACCGGCGACGTGACTGGCGACCACCACCCCGATCTGCTGGCCCGCGACCACGTCGGCGACCTGTGGCTGTACACCGGCACCGGGAGCGTCAGCAAACCCTTCAACACGCGGGTCAAGGTCGGCTCCGGCTGGGGGATCTACGACCAGATCGTCGGTGCCAGCGATGTCGACGGCGACGGCCTCGGCGACGTCTTCACCCGCACCCTGACCGGCGAGTTGTGGTTCCACAAGGGATCCGGCAGTGCCACCGCCCCGCTCAAGCCCCGCGTCAAGGTCGGCACGGGCTGGAACACGTACAACGTGATCAGCGGCCCGGACGATGTCGACGGCGACGGCTTGAGCGACCTGATCGCCCGCAATCGCGACGGCCTGCAGTACTTCTACAAGTCGATCGGCGGAGGCAAGTTCGCCGCACCCGTCTACCACGGCAGCGGGTGGGAACTCAACAGGTTCATGGTCGGCGCGGGCACCACTCAGCTCTACGGCAAGTCACAGAACCTCATGACCGAGTCCAACAACACGCTGGCCAAGTACTACGCCCTGGCCAACGGCACCTACGTGACGCCGCCGATGGCGGTCGGCACCGAGACGCCCGGCTCCCGCAACACCTACGCCACCGCGCTCAACAGCCACAACCACGCCAGCTACGTGCAGAACATCGGCAGCGATCTGTACATCCGCGGCCTGAAGGTCAGCACGACGTGGAACTACACGCTCATGGTCGGCCCAGGTGACCTCACCGGCGACGGCAAGGGCGACCTGCTCAGCCGCGACTCCGCCGGCGTCCTGTGGCTGCACCCCGGCGACGGCGCGGTGGAGACCAAGCTCGGCACGCGGATCAAGGTCGGCACCGGCTGGAACGCCTACAACGCGGTCGTCGGCGCAGGCGACTACTCCGGCGACGGGCGGCCCGACGTGATCGCCCGGGACACCTCCGGCAGGGTGTTCCTCTACAAGGGCACGGGGACGTCCACCGCGCCGTTCGCCGCCCCGGAGCAGGTCGCCACCGGCTGGAACGTGTACGACACGCTGCTCGTGCCGGGCGACATCGACGGCGACAGCAAGGGCGACGTGCTCGGCCGCCTCCCGAACGGCGACATGTACCTGTACACCTCAACGGGCAACGCCGGCACCGCGACCTTCACCGCCCGGGTGCTGTTCGGCAGAGGCTGGAACATCTACAAGAACATGATCTGA
- a CDS encoding SDR family NAD(P)-dependent oxidoreductase: protein MDTDAHTATSANADAEPTTMGRRSLLGGAAALGLGSTAFGTTAHANGAPSRSHTRAGRFQGKSVLITGATSGIGRAAAKAFALEGAHVGFCGRRAELGRQVEREIRDAGGEATYIEADVRVDVQVRSFVDRVASRYGGIDVAFNNAGIGSGKLPHEMSVEEWDDVLATNARGVFLAIKYEIPHMLKAQHGVIICTSSSAAEQARPNSAAYTASKRAVQGMVKSAALAYGPKGIRLNALLPGTTDTPFVRPPGIPDADWAKYKQAWGPLNVDGLERMAEAEEIARAVLGLASDDFPYMTGASITVDGGSTAGRKMIRPSGT from the coding sequence ATGGATACCGACGCACATACGGCCACGAGTGCCAACGCGGACGCAGAACCCACCACCATGGGACGGCGGTCCCTCCTCGGCGGTGCGGCCGCTCTGGGGCTGGGGAGCACAGCCTTCGGCACCACCGCCCACGCGAACGGCGCCCCATCGAGGTCCCACACCAGGGCCGGCCGCTTCCAGGGAAAGTCCGTGCTCATCACGGGCGCCACATCCGGCATAGGCAGGGCGGCGGCCAAGGCGTTCGCCCTTGAGGGCGCCCATGTCGGATTCTGTGGCAGACGAGCCGAGTTGGGACGCCAGGTGGAACGCGAGATCCGGGACGCGGGCGGCGAAGCCACGTACATCGAGGCCGATGTCCGCGTGGACGTCCAAGTGCGCAGCTTCGTGGACCGGGTCGCGAGCCGTTACGGCGGCATCGACGTCGCCTTCAACAACGCCGGCATCGGAAGCGGCAAACTGCCCCACGAGATGAGCGTCGAGGAGTGGGACGACGTCCTGGCCACCAACGCCCGGGGCGTGTTCCTCGCGATCAAGTACGAGATTCCGCACATGCTCAAGGCGCAGCACGGCGTCATCATCTGCACCTCGTCATCAGCGGCCGAACAGGCGCGGCCGAACAGCGCCGCGTACACCGCGAGCAAGCGGGCGGTACAGGGCATGGTGAAGTCCGCAGCCCTCGCGTACGGACCCAAGGGAATCAGGCTCAACGCCCTGCTGCCCGGCACCACCGACACCCCCTTCGTCCGCCCGCCGGGAATCCCGGACGCGGATTGGGCGAAGTACAAGCAGGCGTGGGGACCGCTCAACGTCGACGGCCTCGAACGAATGGCCGAAGCCGAGGAGATCGCGCGCGCGGTGCTCGGGCTCGCGTCCGACGACTTCCCCTACATGACGGGTGCGTCGATCACCGTGGACGGCGGAAGCACGGCGGGCAGGAAGATGATCCGGCCGAGCGGTACGTGA
- a CDS encoding sensor histidine kinase, translating into MNRAWIEPAFDRRFAGMRILALAGVMVGYVLLLQRPFGARGWGLAAAGLVLCLAAGKWVFGALLAQSVLLVVSHELGAGIVPSLKVLAAVTLFELAVRQSGRRLAAGATGLALAVAVNRIEDLPGELLPVLYKMGVVAGLPLLLGAYVRVTRDAAVHARRNVEQQELRAEQQLLAARAAERTTIARELHDLVAHHVSSMVLRVGVARHVTAATGTTDPRITDVLDDLHASAGAALTDLRRLVAVLRAPDRTGPTTGSLVEPGALPAALESVVEHSRQTGLTVTASVDPRVARLDAVRGLAVLRLAQEGLANAAKHGGPGAHAELVVRVAEDAVRVTIHDDGAGRARPPASGPSGHGLIGMRERVDLLGGRLEAGPAAQGWRLTAELPSLATDMEPQL; encoded by the coding sequence GTGAACAGAGCTTGGATCGAGCCTGCGTTCGACAGACGATTCGCCGGGATGCGGATCCTGGCGCTTGCCGGCGTAATGGTCGGCTATGTCCTGCTGCTGCAGCGGCCGTTCGGGGCGCGGGGCTGGGGCCTCGCCGCAGCCGGGCTCGTGCTGTGCCTGGCTGCGGGGAAATGGGTGTTCGGTGCGCTCCTGGCGCAGTCGGTCCTGCTCGTTGTCTCACACGAGCTCGGCGCCGGCATCGTTCCTTCGTTGAAGGTGCTGGCCGCCGTCACCCTCTTCGAGCTGGCGGTACGGCAGTCCGGGCGCCGCCTCGCCGCCGGGGCGACGGGACTGGCCCTTGCCGTCGCCGTGAACCGCATCGAAGATCTGCCCGGCGAACTCCTGCCGGTGCTCTACAAGATGGGTGTCGTCGCAGGCCTGCCGCTGCTCCTGGGTGCGTACGTACGCGTGACCCGCGACGCTGCGGTGCATGCGCGTCGCAACGTGGAACAGCAGGAACTCCGCGCCGAACAACAGTTGTTGGCCGCCCGTGCTGCGGAACGCACCACCATCGCGCGGGAGTTGCACGACCTCGTGGCCCACCACGTCTCCTCCATGGTGCTGCGCGTCGGTGTTGCCCGGCATGTCACCGCGGCCACCGGCACCACCGACCCGCGGATCACCGACGTACTCGACGACCTGCATGCCAGCGCCGGCGCGGCGCTGACCGATCTGCGGCGCCTGGTCGCCGTACTGCGCGCCCCCGACCGGACCGGTCCCACCACCGGCTCCCTGGTGGAGCCCGGAGCCCTGCCGGCGGCATTGGAGTCGGTGGTGGAACACAGCCGCCAGACCGGGCTGACCGTAACCGCTTCCGTGGATCCCCGCGTTGCGCGGCTGGACGCGGTACGTGGCCTCGCGGTCCTGCGCCTGGCCCAAGAGGGCCTGGCCAACGCGGCCAAGCACGGCGGCCCCGGCGCACACGCCGAACTGGTGGTACGGGTCGCCGAAGATGCCGTTCGCGTGACGATCCACGACGACGGCGCCGGAAGGGCCCGGCCACCGGCCTCCGGCCCGTCCGGACACGGTTTGATCGGCATGCGTGAACGCGTGGACCTGCTCGGCGGCCGACTGGAGGCGGGCCCCGCCGCTCAGGGCTGGCGGCTCACGGCCGAACTTCCCTCCCTCGCAACAGACATGGAGCCCCAGCTGTGA
- a CDS encoding response regulator yields the protein MIRILVVDDQQLVRMGLRMLFDQAQDIEILGEADNGAEAVRLAEHLTPDVVLMDLRMPGMDGITATRRILTTRPATRVVALTTFDDDDHLYPVLAAGACGFLVKDTPPAELLEAVRRAANGEAPFSRDVLDRLVAQALHTRSSSDTPADIPVPAITPREREVLGLLGVGLSNKEIADRLHLGVTTVKTHVASLMAKTGRDNRIRLAVLAVLTGITPN from the coding sequence GTGATCCGCATCCTTGTCGTCGACGACCAGCAGCTCGTCCGTATGGGACTGCGCATGCTCTTCGATCAGGCGCAGGACATCGAGATCCTGGGCGAGGCGGACAACGGCGCGGAGGCGGTACGACTGGCGGAACACCTGACTCCCGATGTCGTCCTCATGGACTTGAGAATGCCCGGCATGGACGGCATCACGGCCACCCGCCGCATCCTGACCACACGCCCCGCCACCCGGGTCGTCGCCCTCACCACCTTTGACGACGACGACCATCTGTATCCGGTGCTCGCGGCCGGAGCCTGCGGTTTCCTCGTCAAGGACACCCCACCGGCCGAACTCCTGGAGGCCGTACGCCGGGCAGCCAACGGAGAGGCCCCCTTCAGTCGTGACGTCCTTGACCGCCTCGTCGCCCAGGCTCTCCACACCCGTTCCTCATCGGACACCCCTGCGGACATCCCGGTGCCGGCCATCACCCCGCGCGAGCGGGAGGTGCTCGGACTGCTCGGCGTAGGCCTGTCCAACAAGGAGATCGCCGACCGGCTGCATCTCGGGGTCACCACGGTGAAGACGCACGTGGCCAGCCTGATGGCGAAGACGGGCCGGGACAACCGTATCCGTCTCGCTGTTCTCGCGGTCCTCACCGGCATCACGCCGAACTGA
- a CDS encoding ArsR/SmtB family transcription factor → MPVPLYQAKAEFFRMLGHPVRIRVLELLQDGPMPVRDLLAAIEVEPSALSQQLAVLRRSGIVTSVRDGSTVVYELAGRDVAELMLAARRILTEVLTGQSELLEELREPEVPAP, encoded by the coding sequence GTGCCGGTTCCGCTGTATCAGGCCAAGGCCGAGTTCTTCCGGATGCTCGGGCACCCCGTGCGGATACGGGTTCTTGAGCTGCTCCAGGACGGGCCGATGCCGGTACGGGACCTGCTCGCCGCGATCGAGGTCGAGCCGTCCGCGTTGTCGCAGCAGCTCGCCGTGTTGCGCCGGTCGGGGATCGTCACCTCGGTCCGTGACGGCTCTACCGTCGTCTACGAGCTGGCGGGCAGGGATGTCGCAGAGCTGATGCTGGCGGCTCGGCGCATTCTGACCGAGGTGCTGACCGGGCAGAGCGAACTGCTTGAGGAGCTGCGGGAGCCCGAGGTCCCGGCGCCGTGA
- a CDS encoding SulP family inorganic anion transporter, whose translation MGRSPRRDLLAGLTVAIVALPLALGFGVSSGLGAEAGLATAVVAGALAALFGGSNLQVSGPTGAMTVVLVPIVAQYGPGGVLTVGLMAGVLLIGLALLRAGQYMRYVPAPVVEGFTLGIACVIGLQQMPHALGVAKPDGEKVLLVAWRALAEFVAFPNWTAIGLSVGVAAVMLAGGRWKPAIPFSIVAVIAATVLAQVLHLDAAAPIGDLPSGLPAPSLAFLDASAFGSLLAPAVAVAALAALESLLSATVADGMTVGQQHDPDKELFGQGIANLAAPLFGGVPATAAIARTAVNVRTGASSRLAALTHAAVLAVIVFAAAPLVSKIPLAALAGVLLATAIRMVEVGSLRAMAKATRSDAVVLVLTAAATLVLDLVYAVIIGLIVAGALALKAVASQARMEQVDFRPDLPGEHSEEEHALLAEHIVAYRIDGPLFFAGAHRFLLELSEVADVRVVILRMSRVSTLDATGALVLKDAVQKLNRRGIAVMTSGIRPGQRRALDAVGALDLLRLEGREYATTPEAIAGARKHLEQAGLLPRTHHRPHRIRKAAR comes from the coding sequence ATGGGCCGCAGCCCCCGCCGGGATCTCCTGGCGGGGCTGACCGTGGCGATCGTCGCCCTCCCGCTCGCGCTCGGCTTCGGTGTGTCCTCCGGGCTGGGCGCGGAGGCGGGGCTGGCCACCGCAGTGGTCGCCGGCGCGCTCGCCGCCCTGTTCGGCGGATCCAACCTCCAGGTGTCCGGGCCGACCGGTGCGATGACCGTGGTGCTGGTGCCGATCGTCGCCCAGTACGGGCCCGGCGGCGTCCTGACCGTTGGCCTGATGGCCGGTGTCCTGCTGATCGGCCTCGCGCTGCTGCGGGCCGGGCAGTACATGCGGTACGTGCCGGCGCCGGTGGTGGAGGGGTTCACCCTCGGCATCGCGTGCGTGATCGGCCTCCAGCAGATGCCCCATGCCCTCGGGGTGGCCAAGCCGGACGGCGAGAAGGTCCTGCTGGTGGCCTGGCGGGCCCTCGCGGAGTTCGTGGCCTTCCCGAACTGGACCGCGATCGGGCTCTCGGTGGGGGTCGCGGCGGTGATGCTGGCAGGGGGCCGGTGGAAGCCGGCGATCCCGTTCTCCATCGTTGCGGTGATCGCCGCGACCGTGCTCGCGCAGGTCCTCCACCTGGACGCGGCGGCCCCGATCGGGGACTTGCCCTCCGGCCTGCCGGCGCCCTCCCTCGCCTTCCTCGACGCTTCCGCCTTCGGCTCCCTGCTCGCCCCGGCGGTCGCGGTGGCCGCTCTGGCCGCGCTCGAATCCCTGCTGTCGGCAACCGTCGCGGACGGGATGACGGTGGGGCAGCAGCACGACCCGGACAAGGAACTGTTCGGGCAGGGCATCGCCAACCTGGCGGCCCCGCTGTTCGGCGGTGTCCCCGCTACCGCTGCGATCGCGCGCACGGCGGTCAACGTCCGTACCGGCGCCTCCTCCCGCCTCGCTGCCCTCACCCATGCCGCCGTGCTCGCGGTGATCGTGTTCGCCGCCGCGCCCCTCGTTTCGAAGATCCCGCTGGCGGCACTGGCGGGTGTGCTGTTGGCGACGGCGATCCGCATGGTGGAGGTCGGCTCGCTGCGGGCGATGGCGAAGGCGACGCGCTCGGACGCCGTCGTGCTCGTCCTGACCGCCGCCGCGACCCTGGTCCTCGACCTGGTGTACGCGGTGATCATCGGCCTGATCGTCGCCGGAGCCCTCGCGCTCAAGGCGGTGGCGAGTCAGGCGCGGATGGAGCAGGTCGATTTCCGCCCGGATCTGCCCGGCGAGCACAGCGAGGAGGAACACGCCCTGCTGGCGGAGCACATCGTCGCCTACCGCATCGACGGCCCCCTCTTCTTCGCCGGAGCCCACCGCTTCCTCCTGGAGCTGTCGGAGGTCGCCGACGTGAGGGTGGTGATCCTGCGCATGTCCAGGGTGAGCACCCTGGACGCGACCGGCGCCCTCGTACTGAAGGACGCGGTTCAGAAGCTGAACCGGCGCGGCATCGCCGTCATGACGTCCGGCATCCGGCCCGGCCAGCGCCGGGCCCTGGACGCCGTCGGCGCACTCGACCTGCTGCGGCTGGAGGGACGTGAGTACGCCACCACCCCGGAAGCCATCGCCGGGGCCCGCAAACACCTGGAGCAGGCAGGGCTTCTGCCCCGTACGCATCACCGACCGCACCGCATCCGGAAGGCCGCCCGATGA
- a CDS encoding ArsR/SmtB family transcription factor: MSTPLYQLKAEFFKTLGHPVRIRVLELLAECEHAVAEMLPEVGVEAASLSQQLAVLRKANLVVTRREGSNVYYKLTHPQIAELLRVARGILSGVLEGQVELLADLRATSHT; the protein is encoded by the coding sequence GTGAGCACGCCGCTGTACCAGCTGAAGGCGGAGTTCTTCAAAACGCTGGGACATCCGGTCCGCATCCGTGTCCTGGAGCTCCTGGCCGAATGCGAGCACGCGGTCGCCGAGATGCTGCCGGAGGTCGGGGTGGAGGCCGCGAGTCTGTCCCAGCAGTTGGCTGTCCTGCGCAAGGCCAACCTGGTGGTCACCCGCCGGGAGGGCTCCAACGTGTATTACAAGCTCACCCACCCCCAGATCGCCGAACTGCTGCGGGTCGCCCGCGGCATCCTCTCCGGCGTGCTGGAAGGCCAGGTCGAACTCCTGGCCGACCTGCGCGCCACCAGCCACACCTAG
- a CDS encoding DUF6126 family protein: MCPPQGALPPGREVLSRPAPARLAELCNSLVPDGRETITTDGEPAQSEAAKEERWLAKGVALRAFFYICGTHLFAGFVWLLFYLGQHAQK, from the coding sequence ATCTGCCCGCCTCAGGGTGCGCTCCCGCCTGGCCGTGAAGTCCTCAGCAGGCCCGCACCGGCTAGACTTGCAGAGTTATGCAATTCACTAGTTCCGGATGGGAGGGAAACCATCACGACGGACGGCGAGCCCGCGCAGAGCGAAGCGGCGAAAGAGGAACGGTGGCTGGCCAAGGGCGTCGCGCTGCGTGCCTTTTTCTACATTTGCGGCACCCACCTGTTCGCCGGGTTCGTGTGGCTGCTCTTCTACCTGGGCCAGCACGCTCAGAAGTGA
- a CDS encoding aspartate aminotransferase family protein, translating to MSEPTSARFGEAVLSPDQLPPAVHAKVLRDELVAAAEWVSQYLSELPAGAVGRQMPAQQRARLREGRLSPRAGELGGVLDFVRDEIAPFPTGNGHPAFFAWINSPPAPAGVIAELLACAINATCGMGESALMDLERGTVRMLADLAGLPAGTGGVLTSGGSMANLLALATARTWFLTRRGSADGAAYDRDHARLTVYYSAQAHMSVARAASCIGLPSHRMRPVATDAHDRLDPAALRAAVTADLDAGLLPFCTVSTLGTTATGAVDPLDLVTQVCRSVGMWHHADGAWGGLGAAVPALAPLYQGVADLDSMTVDPHKTLSVPVGCGALLVPDPEHLHTAFAHQASYLTADEPDALPWLSHATIELTRPGTRALTLWATLHHLGRDGVTDMIERYLSLAGQLRDRITAEPGLELLASGPWPVVCFRITDPDGGDPDTLHTRVARRVQDNGRAYLATVSVQDRTALRACLCNHRTTTNDLDLLIREVLHAAETHRQPAAT from the coding sequence TTGAGTGAACCGACGTCGGCCCGGTTCGGTGAGGCCGTGTTGTCGCCGGACCAGCTGCCTCCAGCGGTTCACGCGAAGGTCCTGCGGGACGAACTCGTAGCCGCGGCCGAGTGGGTATCCCAGTACCTGAGCGAACTGCCGGCCGGCGCGGTGGGCCGCCAGATGCCTGCCCAGCAGCGGGCGCGCCTGCGTGAGGGGCGGCTCAGCCCACGCGCCGGTGAACTGGGCGGAGTGCTGGACTTCGTGCGGGACGAAATCGCCCCGTTCCCGACGGGGAACGGGCACCCCGCGTTCTTCGCCTGGATCAACTCGCCGCCCGCACCGGCCGGAGTCATCGCCGAACTGCTGGCCTGCGCCATCAACGCGACCTGTGGCATGGGTGAAAGTGCCCTCATGGACCTGGAACGCGGCACCGTGCGCATGCTCGCCGACCTGGCCGGACTACCTGCCGGCACGGGCGGGGTGCTGACCAGCGGCGGCTCCATGGCCAACCTGCTGGCCCTGGCCACCGCCCGCACCTGGTTCCTCACCCGCCGGGGCTCCGCCGACGGTGCCGCCTACGACCGCGACCACGCCCGGCTCACCGTCTACTACAGCGCCCAGGCACACATGTCCGTCGCCAGGGCCGCCTCCTGCATCGGCCTGCCCTCCCACCGCATGCGCCCCGTGGCCACCGATGCGCACGACCGCCTGGACCCGGCAGCCCTGCGCGCCGCGGTCACCGCCGACCTGGACGCGGGCCTGCTGCCGTTCTGCACCGTCAGTACGCTGGGCACCACCGCGACCGGCGCCGTCGACCCGCTCGACCTGGTCACGCAGGTGTGCCGGAGCGTCGGCATGTGGCATCACGCCGATGGGGCCTGGGGCGGGCTGGGAGCCGCCGTCCCGGCCCTGGCCCCCCTCTACCAAGGCGTTGCCGACCTCGACTCGATGACCGTGGACCCCCACAAGACACTGAGCGTGCCGGTGGGCTGCGGAGCACTGCTGGTCCCGGACCCCGAGCATCTGCACACCGCCTTCGCACACCAGGCCTCCTACCTCACCGCGGACGAACCGGACGCCCTGCCGTGGCTCTCCCACGCCACGATCGAGCTGACCCGCCCCGGCACCCGGGCCCTGACCCTCTGGGCCACCCTGCACCACCTGGGCCGCGACGGCGTCACCGACATGATCGAGCGCTACCTGAGCCTCGCCGGCCAACTGCGGGACCGGATCACCGCCGAGCCCGGACTGGAGCTCCTGGCGAGCGGCCCGTGGCCCGTTGTCTGCTTCCGCATCACCGACCCGGACGGTGGAGACCCGGACACCCTTCACACCCGTGTCGCCCGGCGCGTCCAGGACAACGGACGCGCCTACCTCGCCACCGTCTCCGTGCAGGACCGCACTGCTCTCCGCGCCTGCCTGTGCAACCACCGCACCACCACCAACGACCTCGACCTCCTCATCCGCGAAGTCCTCCACGCCGCCGAAACCCACCGCCAACCCGCCGCCACGTAG
- a CDS encoding translation initiation factor IF-2, whose protein sequence is MRRLILLAPLFLFTVGCGVVDSSEGEATDAAREVARKAGQRLYGQNPRTAEEVGRSASRIDGVEVLRVKGTSTHDGNGVDVVVRTSGSGYRGWLAREEVSLQRCFAVRVSPRSEWGEDPRDVACPDGPALTFAPPPEPPRLPYEELRAKLPRVAEGSLADEGEVRRTLAALDLDPAILTEVKSDGGRVGVLLLVKGNGFDPQDCLLARVGPGATEVWVPPRIHRMPGEGGCTVSNALDPKPSPH, encoded by the coding sequence ATGCGCCGACTCATACTGCTCGCCCCGCTGTTCCTGTTCACCGTCGGCTGCGGGGTGGTGGACTCCTCCGAGGGCGAGGCCACGGACGCCGCGCGGGAGGTGGCGAGGAAGGCGGGCCAGCGGCTCTACGGCCAGAATCCGCGTACGGCGGAGGAGGTCGGGCGCTCCGCTTCCCGCATCGACGGGGTGGAGGTACTGCGGGTGAAGGGTACGTCGACACACGACGGGAACGGCGTCGATGTCGTCGTCCGCACCTCCGGCTCGGGGTACAGAGGCTGGCTCGCCCGTGAAGAGGTCTCCCTGCAGCGGTGTTTCGCGGTACGGGTGTCTCCCCGGTCGGAGTGGGGTGAGGATCCCCGTGACGTGGCCTGCCCGGACGGGCCCGCGCTGACCTTCGCCCCGCCACCCGAACCACCCCGGCTGCCCTACGAGGAGCTCCGCGCGAAGCTTCCCCGGGTGGCGGAGGGCAGCCTGGCGGACGAGGGCGAAGTACGGCGTACGCTCGCCGCCCTGGACCTGGATCCGGCGATCCTCACGGAGGTGAAGTCGGACGGAGGCAGGGTCGGTGTCCTCCTGCTGGTCAAGGGCAACGGCTTCGACCCGCAGGACTGCCTTCTCGCCCGCGTGGGCCCCGGCGCCACCGAGGTATGGGTGCCACCCCGGATCCACCGGATGCCCGGAGAAGGCGGCTGCACCGTCTCCAACGCCCTGGACCCGAAACCCTCACCGCACTGA